In Oryza glaberrima chromosome 8, OglaRS2, whole genome shotgun sequence, the following are encoded in one genomic region:
- the LOC127783313 gene encoding ABC transporter B family member 10-like, whose amino-acid sequence MSTVHDEDHSISSSQFDEMDESNSTIPVPSESSTDEKPFPFLGLLCYADAVDWLLMALGTVGSIIHGMAFPVGYLLLGKALDAYGTNINDQEGMVHALYKVVPFVWYMAAATLPAGMVEISCWIYSSERQLARMRLAFLRSVLNQEVGAFDTDLTTAKIITGVTNHMSVIQDAIGEKLGHFVASFSTFFAGIIIAFASCWEVALLSFLVIPLILVIGATYTKQMNGISLSRNAIVSEATSIVEQTLSHIKTVFSFVGEKRAMRSFVWCMDNQYKLSKKEAVIKGIGLGLFQAVTFCSWALMVWIGAVAVTSRKATGGGTIAAIMSILFGAISITYAAPDLQTFNQAKAAGKEVFKVIKRKPSISYEKHGSVLGKVHGEIKFRRVHFAYPSRQDKPILQGFSLSIPAGKVIALVGSSGCGKSTVISLLQRFYDPTSGSIFIDGHSIKKLDLESLRRNIASVSQEPSLFSGTIKDNLRIGKMDANDDEITKAARTANVHSFISKLPNEYLTEVGERGVQLSGGQKQRIAIARAMLKDPPILLLDEATSALDSESEKLVQDALEKAMSGRTVILIAHRMSTIVNADTIVVVENGKVAQTGTHQELIEKSTFYSNVCSMQNIEKEAGKRVASSSDNVIEDEIDEVYDRQLSPKQGQQNKLEQLNSKQPKQEVRKEIHPFFRLWYGLQKDDIAKILLGSSSAAISGISKPLFGYFIMTIGVAYYDLDAKRKVSKYSLIFFTAGVITLASNIFQHYIYGVVGEKAMKNLREAIFSSVLRNELGWFEKPKNGVGFLTSRIVSDTSTVKTIISDRMAVIVQCISSILIATVVSMYVNWRMGLVSWAVMPCHFIGGLIQAKAAKGFYGDSAIAHQELVSLASEAASNIRTVASFVYEDEIIKKAELSLQEPMRVTKIASMKYGVVQGISLCLWNIAHAVALWYTTVLVQRKQASFENSIRSYQIFSLTVPSITELWTLIPMVMSAIAVLNPAFEMLDRDTQIVPDRPENPSDGWLMGRTEFQDVSFNYPSRPEVTILDGFSLVIEPGQRVALVGPSGAGKSSVLALLLRFYDPQRGRVLIDNKNIKDYNLRWLRKQIGLVQQEPILFNSSIRDNISYGSEETSETEIIQAAMEANIHEFISSLPKGYDTVVGEKGSQLSGGQKQRIAIARTLLKRPAILLLDEATSALDGESERVVMSSLGAKDWKDRNEGSSKITSITVAHRLSTVINSDTIVVMERGKVVELGNHHTLITADDGVYSRLFHLQSNMKD is encoded by the exons ATGTCTACAGTCCATGATGAAGACCACTCTATTTCATCATCTCAATTTGATGAAATGGATGAAAGTAATAGCACAATCCCAGTTCCGTCAGAATCCAGCACCGACGAGAAGCCATTTCCATTCCTCGGGCTGCTTTGCTACGCCGATGCGGTAGACTGGCTCCTCATGGCCCTGGGAACTGTTGGATCTATAATTCATGGCATGGCATTCCCCGTCGGATATCTCCTTCTTGGGAAAGCACTTGATGCTTATGGAACCAACATAAATGATCAGGAGGGCATGGTCCATGCATTGTATAAG GTGGTTCCGTTTGTGTGGTACATGGCAGCAGCTACTCTTCCTGCTGGAATGGTCG AGATCTCATGCTGGATATACTCAAGTGAAAGACAATTAGCACGCATGCGGCTAGCATTTCTGAGATCAGTACTTAATCAAGAGGTTGGGGCCTTCGACACTGACTTGACCACTGCAAAAATCATCACCGGAGTAACCAACCACATGAGTGTCATACAAGATGCAATTGGTGAGAAG CTCGGTCATTTCGTTGCGAGCTTCTCCACTTTCTTTGCTGGTATCATAATTGCATTTGCCAGCTGCTGGGAAGTCGCATTGCTCTCCTTTCTGGTCATTCCTCTGATCCTCGTCATTGGAGCAACATACACGAAACAGATGAATGGCATATCGTTATCTCGTAATGCTATAGTCTCAGAAGCAACATCTATTGTAGAACAG ACTTTGTCGCATATTAAGACTGTTTTCTCCTTTGTTGGGGAGAAACGGGCCATGAGATCCTTTGTCTGGTGCATGGATAATCAGTACAAACTAAGTAAGAAGGAGGCAGTGATAAAAGGGATAGGACTGGGATTGTTCCAAGCTGTGACCTTCTGTTCATGGGCACTGATGGTTTGGATTGGGGCAGTCGCAGTAACCAGCCGAAAGGCAACAGGAGGTGGCACGATAGCTGCCATCATGAGCATCCTCTTCGGAGCAAT ATCAATTACTTATGCTGCACCAGACCTTCAGACCTTTAATCAAGCAAAAGCTGCAGGAAAAGAAGTATTCAAGGTTATCAAAAGAAAGCCATCCATTAGTTATGAGAAACATGGATCAGTGCTAGGAAAGGTTCATGGGGAGATAAAATTCCGTAGGGTGCATTTCGCCTATCCATCCAGGCAGGATAAGCCAATTCTCCAAGGATTCTCATTATCCATCCCCGCAGGCAAAGTCATTGCACTTGTAGGAAGCAGTGGCTGTGGGAAGAGCACTGTGATCTCACTACTCCAAAGGTTCTATGATCCAACCTCAG GTAGCATTTTCATTGATGGTCACAGTATCAAGAAACTTGATCTGGAATCCCTCCGAAGAAACATTGCTTCAGTCTCCCAGGAGCCATCGCTATTTTCAGGCACTATCAAGGACAACTTGAGGATTGGTAAAATGGATGCAAATGACGACGAGATAACCAAAGCAGCAAGAACAGCTAATGTCCATTCATTTATATCCAAACTTCCAAATGAATACTTAACAGAG GTAGGAGAAAGGGGAGTGCAGTTGTCGGGAGGTCAGAAACAACGAATAGCTATTGCAAGGGCAATGCTCAAGGATCCACCAATCCTGCTTCTGGATGAAGCAACAAGTGCCCTTGATTCAGAGTCAGAAAAGCTAGTTCAGGATGCGCTTGAGAAGGCCATGAGTGGGAGGACTGTCATATTGATAGCACACAGAATGTCTACAATTGTAAATGCCGACACAATTGTTGTTGTGGAGAATGGAAAGGTAGCTCAAACTGGAACTCATCAAGAGTTGATTGAGAAAAGCACATTCTACTCAAATGTATGCAGCATGCAAAATATTGAGAAGGAAGCTGGAAAGAGGGTCGCAAG CTCTTCTGATAATGTCATAGAAGATGAAATTGATGAAGTGTACGACAGGCAGCTCTCTCCAAAGCAGGGACAACAGAACAAATTGGAACAACTAAACTCTAAGCAACCAAAGCAAGAGGTCAGAAAGGAAATACATCCTTTCTTTAGACTTTGGTATGGGCTGCAGAAAGACGACATTGCAAAGATACTATTAGGGTCATCATCAGCAGCTATATCTGGGATCTCAAAGCCCTTGTTTGGTTACTTCATCATGACAATTGGTGTGGCATATTATGATCTAGATGCAAAAAGGAAAGTCAGCAAGTATTCTTTGATTTTCTTCACAGCTGGGGTGATCACGCTTGCCAGTAACATCTTCCAACACTATATTTATGGTGTTGTTGGAGAAAAGGCAATGAAAAACCTCAGGGAGGCCATCTTTTCAT CTGTTCTCCGAAATGAGCTTGGCTGGTTTGAAAAGCCAAAAAATGGTGTAGGCTTTCTTACCTCACGCATCGTGAGCGACACATCGACAGTCAAGACCATTATATCTGATAGAATGGCAGTCATTGTGCAATGCATCTCTTCAATTCTGATAGCAACAGTAGTAAGCATGTATGTCAATTGGAGGATGGGTTTAGTATCATGGGCAGTCATGCCATGCCATTTCATCGGTGGCCTTATTCAGGCCAAGGCAGCCAAAGGGTTCTATGGTGACTCTGCTATTGCTCACCAGGAACTTGTCTCCCTTGCTTCAGAGGCAGCTAGCAACATCAGAACTGTGGCATCCTTTGTATATGAGGATGAAATAATCAAGAAAGCAGAATTGTCGCTGCAAGAACCCATGCGAGTTACCAAGATCGCGAGCATGAAGTACGGCGTAGTCCAAGGGATCTCACTCTGCCTTTGGAATATTGCACATGCAGTGGCGCTTTGGTACACCACAGTTCTGGTTCAGAGGAAGCAGGCTTCATTTGAGAACAGCATAAGATCATACCAGATATTCTCACTCACAGTGCCTTCCATAACAGAGCTATGGACTCTGATCCCCATGGTCATGTCAGCCATTGCAGTACTCAATCCTGCATTTGAAATGCTTGATAGGGACACACAGATTGTGCCAGACAGACCAGAAAATCCAAGTGATGGCTGGCTCATGGGAAGAACTGAGTTTCAAGATGTGAGCTTCAACTATCCATCTAGACCAGAGGTGACCATTCTTGATGGCTTCAGTCTAGTCATTGAGCCTGGCCAAAGAGTAGCATTGGTTGGTCCAAGCGGCGCGGGAAAATCCTCTGTCCTGGCACTACTATTGAGATTCTATGATCCTCAGAGAGGGAGAGTACTAATCGACAACAAGAACATAAAAGACTACAATCTCAGATGGCTCAGGAAACAGATTGGGCTAGTCCAACAAGAACCAATCTTGTTCAATTCATCCATCAGAGATAACATTAGCTACGGAAGCGAAGAGACTTCAGAGACTGAAATAATTCAGGCTGCAATGGAGGCGAACATTCACGAATTCATCAGCAGCCTACCAAAAGGGTACGACACGGTTGTTGGGGAGAAAGGAAGCCAGCTTTCAGGAGGGCAGAAACAGCGGATAGCTATTGCAAGAACTCTTCTTAAGCGTCCAGCCATTCTTCTTCTTGATGAGGCAACCAGCGCACTTGATGGTGAATCTGAGAGAGTGGTGATGAGTTCTTTAGGGGCCAAGGACTGGAAGGACAGAAATGAGGGATCAAGCAAGATTACAAGTATCACAGTGGCGCATAGATTGTCCACGGTCATAAATTCAGACACGATTGTCGTGATGGAGAGAGGCAAAGTGGTTGAACTTGGTAATCACCACACACTGATCACTGCAGATGATGGTGTCTACTCAAGACTGTTCCATTTGCAAAGCAACATGAAAGATTGA